In one Capra hircus breed San Clemente chromosome 22, ASM170441v1, whole genome shotgun sequence genomic region, the following are encoded:
- the LOC102179246 gene encoding laminin subunit beta-2 produces MPDAGSHRPGAPARLGPLLLALLLLLPMVPAPRTSAQEVPDMMPLPGCSGGNCHPPTGNLVIGRGQSLRTSSTCGLHGPELYCVVTKLQDSQNCCFCDSRDGKSHGIENVVSRSDPDGKKTWWQAESGVENVSIQLDLEGAFYFTHLIMTFKTFRPAALLLERSVDHGHSWHVFRYFAHNCSDLFPGIPPGPGRRVSDLVCDQRYSDIEPATEGEVIFQVLDPAFLAENTTNTEIQELLHVTNLRVNFSKLHTLGDRPLGGLKGHPFYYYALYELVIGGSCLCHGHASECRPAPGSPPSVEGMVHGHCVCRHHTAGTHCERCQGLYQDRPWQAAEPGYPHACQECECHGHARSCHFDMALYLASGNVSGGVCNACQHNTAGRHCELCQPFFHRDPLEDPRSLHSCKPCDCDPVGALEGGLCDAYTDATRGLLSGQCRCKVHVWGQRCDSCRPGHYGLSLTQSEGCQPCRCDARGRVPGTRACDPSSGACHCKRFVSGRDCSRCLPEFWGLSGDSLGCRPCDCDFGGAYSNRCSAGQGLCLCRPHLHGRRCQELQSGYFCATLDQATAEAEHGHSLRPADPRLPGAPWPAPPYCPPAPGTSSGWLGPRLWRQRDPRCALQRARQAQYSHQLPRTPGKPPPLHRGADFVLGRGSDFVRVVDGAGLSLLAPTVPRALDYDIILRYETQVPEVWQALVRVRAQSQPRSTRCAHPLPSEQLFQVTLTHVHRAVVLSRPFCFEPGTRYSVTLRLWRTKEGRRPEGGTILLDSVVLLPRVGELPGLRSVDPGAPGRLQELHEVGCLEAARVSPPQSMPEACARLSCSISALLHGGGLACECHLQGSLSTECAPLGGQCPCRPNIMGRTCDRCLPGTFGLGPTGCRDCRCHPEGAASAVCNPTSGQCTCRAGRAGRRCDRCLSGRWGFPHCQPCACNGHAESCHPLTGVCQDCRGATTGRHCERCLDGYYGDPTLGSGQRCQPCPCPGHPGSGLYHGTSCHMDSTSGRVLCLCAPGYAGPRCDRCSPGYFGHPWPGDDPRRSPCRPCQCNNNIDPRDPAACDPHSGHCQRCLHHSHGAGCAHCRPGFHGSALRPGGCRRECVGGVGEGVPRWRRGGFAFLSPCQALPVPRLQL; encoded by the exons AT GCCTGATGCTGGCTCCCACCGCCCAGGAGCCCCAGCCAGGCTAGGCCCCCTTCTcttagccctgctgctgctgctacccaTGG TCCCAGCTCCCAGAACAAGTGCCCAGGAGGTACCAGACATGATGCCTCTGCCTGGTTGCTCAGGTGGCAACTGCCACCCACCTACTGGCAATCTGGTTATTGGCCGTGGCCAGAGCCTTCGAACCTCATCCACCTGTGGCCTCCATGGCCCTGAACTCTACTGTGTTGTCACTAAACTACAG GACTCtcagaattgctgcttttgtgaCTCTCGGGATGGGAAAAGCCATGGCATTGAGAATGTGGTCTCCCGGAGTGACCCTGATGGCAAAAAGACCTGGTGGCAGGCAGAGAGTG GTGTTGAGAATGTCAGCATCCAATTGGACCTAGAAGGTGCCTTTTACTTTACCCACCTCATCATGACTTTCAAG ACATTCCGCCCAGCAGCTCTGCTCCTTGAGCGCTCAGTGGACCATGGGCACTCCTGGCATGTGTTCCGCTACTTTGCCCACAACTGCTCAGACCTCTTTCCTGGGATCCCTCCTGGCCCTGGCCGCAGAGTCAGTGACCTCGTCTGTGACCAGCGTTACTCAGACATCGAGCCTGCCACCGAGGGAGAG GTAATTTTCCAAGTTCTGGACCCAGCCTTTCTGGCGGAGAACACAACCAACACGGAGATTCAGG AACTCCTGCATGTGACCAACCTCCGTGTGAACTTCTCCAAACTGCACACACTGGGTGACAGGCCCCTGGGGGGCCTCAAGGGCCACCCCTTCTACTACTACGCTCTCTATGAGCTAGTGATTGGAGGCAGCTGCCTGTGCCACGGCCATGCCTCTGAGTGCAGGCCCGCACCCGGGTCCCCACCCAGCGTGGAAGGCATG GTGCATGGCCATTGTGTCTGCCGCCACCACACTGCTGGTACCCACTGTGAACGCTGCCAGGGCCTGTACCAGGACCGCCCGTggcaggcagcagagcctgggtaCCCCCACGCCTGCCAGG AATGCGAGTGCCACGGGCACGCCCGCAGTTGTCACTTTGACATGGCCCTGTATCTTGCATCTGGCAACGTGAGTGGAGGTGTGTGCAATGCATGTCAACACAACACAGCCGGGCGCCACTGTGAGCTCTGCCAGCCCTTCTTCCACCGGGACCCCCTGGAGGACCCCCGCTCCCTTCACTCCTGCAAAC CCTGTGACTGCGACCCTGTGGGTGCCCTGGAAGGGGGTTTGTGTGATGCCTACACAGATGCCACCCGGGGCCTCCTCTCTGGGCAGTGTCGCTGCAAAGTTCACGTCTGGGGCCAGCGCTGCGACTCCTGCCGGCCAGGTCACTATGGCCTGAGCCTCACCCAGTCAGAAGGCTGCCAGC CCTGCAGGTGCGACGCCCGGGGCCGGGTCCCCGGCACTCGTGCCTGTGATCCATCCAGCGGTGCCTGTCACTGCAAACGCTTTGTCTCTGGACGGGACTGCAGCCGCTGTCTG CCTGAGTTCTGGGGTCTGAGCGGTGACTCCCTAGGCTGTCGGCCCTGTGACTGTGACTTTGGGGGTGCCTACAGCAACAG GTGTTCCGCAGGGCAGGGCCTCTGCCTCTGCCGCCCCCACCTGCACGGCCGCCGCTGCCAGGAACTCCAGTCTGGGTACTTCTGCGCCACCCTCGACCAGGCCACTGCCGAAGCAGAGCATGGCCACAGCCTCCGGCCTGCTGACCCACggctgcct GGAGCCCCTTGGCCTGCTCCCCCCTACTGTCCACCAGCCCCAGGGACCTCCTCCGGTTGGCTCGGGCCCCGACTTTGGAGACAGCGTGACCCTCGCTGTGCCCTCCAACGTGCCAGGCAAGCCCAGTACAGCCACCAGCTGCCCAGG accccagggaagcccccgcccCTGCATCGGGGAGCTGACTTTGTACTGGGGAGGGGCTCCGACTTCGTACGTGTGGTGGACGGAGCTGGCCTTTCTCTGCTGGCACCCACAGTGCCTCGTGCCCTGGACTATGACATCATCCTACGCTATGAGACCCAG GTACCTGAAGTGTGGCAGGCATTAGTCCGGGTCCGTGCCCAGTCGCAGCCCCGCAGTACCCGCTGTGCCCATCCGCTGCCCTCAGAGCAGCTGTTCCAGGTGACCTTGACCCATGTGCACAG AGCCGTGGTTCTTTCCAGACCGTTCTGCTTTGAACCTGGAACACGCTACTCTGTGACCCTGCGGCTGTGGCGGACCAAGGAGGGACGGAGACCCGAGGGAGGCACGATCCTCCTGGATTCA GTCGTGCTCCTGCCGCGGGTTGGAGAGTTGCCCGGACTGAGGTCCGTGGACCCTGGGGCCCCGGGCCGCTTGCAGGAGCTCCACGAGGTGGGCTGCCTGGAGGCAGCGAGGGTGAGCCCACCCCAAAGCATGCCTGAGGCCTGCGCCCGCCTCTCCTGCAGCATCTCAGCCCTGCTCCATGGAGGTGGCCTCG CGTGTGAGTGCCACCTACAGGGTTCACTGAGCACCGAGTGTGCCCCACTGGGGGGGCAGTGCCCCTGCCGCCCTAACATCATGGGTCGTACCTGTGACCGCTGCCTGCCCGGGACGTTTGGCCTCGGGCCCACCGGGTGCCGTG ACTGCCGCTGCCACCCTGAGGGGGCTGCCAGTGCCGTCTGTAACCCTACGAGCGGGCAGTGCACGTGTCGGGCAGGCCGCGCTGGTCGCCGCTGTGACCGCTGCCTCTCTGGTCGGTGGGGCTTCCCACACTGCCAGCCCTGTGCCTGCAATGGACACGCCGAGTCGTGCCACCCACTCACAGGCGTCTGCCAGGACTGCCGTGGAGCCACCACGGGCCGGCACTGTGAGAG GTGCTTGGACGGCTACTATGGAGACCCCACCCTGGGCTCAGGCCAGCGGTGCCAGCCCTGCCCCTGTCCTGGGCACCCTGGCTCAGGCCTCTATCATGGGACCTCCTGCCATATGGACAGCACCAGTGGACGTGTCCTGTGCCTCTGTGCCCCCGGCTATGCAG GTCCCCGCTGTGACCGCTGCTCCCCCGGCTACTTTGGGCACCCCTGGCCTGGAGATGACCCCAGAAGGAGTCCCTGCCGGCCCTGCCAGTGCAACAACAATATTGATCCCCGTGACCCAGCTGCCTGCGACCCCCACAGTGGACATTGCCAGCGCTGTCTGCACCACAGCCATGGTGCTGGCTGTGCCCACTGCCGGCCTGGCTTCCATGGCAGTGCCCTGCGCCCAGGGGGCTGCCGGCGTGAGtgtgtgggtggggtgggtgagggCGTCCCAAGGTGGAGGAGGGGTGGATTCGCGTTCCTCAGCCCCTGTCAAGCCCTTCCTGTCCCCAGGCTGCAGCTGTGA
- the LOC106503428 gene encoding laminin subunit beta-2 translates to MKAWPWAHKRNIPHMAHPYQLRQTQATASSTGTQAWEAWRRARGPWGMATVSRVRATVQAIQRFLLAEGADAVSIELVAWRGLVVPVPQDGAVGLAFRLDQIQGALPAPDAVGQELPKAEGVFHQAQQTRAGTARALHQALDLEGVLAEAGTHARAAEQGLQVVKQRLRGLEASVQEVASHLAQVALAGDVMPVLGHLSGRPAALRTCLALTQRQAQEAEEKATHALGVAGSLGQELQVAQLGVMELQKGSESLVATVQDAGERAHRARAEARELLTLVQNSWRRLEGLERRLAQNEEALGKKVATLWALKQRAAELLGHMQLWARAYATC, encoded by the exons ATGAAGGCTTGGCCATGGGCTCACAAGAGAAACATTCCACATATGGCCCACCCCTACCAGCTACGGCAGACCCAGGCCACGGCAAGCTCCACAGGAACCCAGGCCTGGGAGGCGTGGCGGCGTGCAAGGGGGCCCTGGGGCATGGCCACCGTATCTCGTGTGCGGGCAACTGTGCAGGCCATCCAGCGTTTCCTCTTGG CTGAAGGTGCGGATGCTGTGAGCATAGAGCTGGTGGCATGGCGTGGGCTGGTGGTGCCCGTTCCCCAAGATGGGGCAGTGGGCCTTGCCTTCCGGCTGGATCAGATCCAGGGTGCCCTCCCTGCACCAGATGCCGTGGGTCAGGAGCTGCCCAAAGCTGAAGGTGTCTTCCATCAGGCACAGCAGACCAG GGCGGGTACAGCCAGGGCTCTGCACCAAGCGTTGGATTTGGAGGGAGTGCTGGCTGAGGCGGGAACTCATGCAAGGGCTGCAGAGCAAGGGCTGCAGGTGGTGAAACAGAGACTTCGGGGTCTGGAGGCCAGTGTACAGGAG GTGGCCAGCCACCTGGCCCAGGTTGCACTGGCAGGGGATGTGATGCCAGTGCTGGGACATCTGTCGGGTAGACCTGCAGCTCTCAGGACCTGTTTGGCCCTGACTCAGCGGCAGGcccaggaggcagaagagaaagcCACGCATGCCCTGGGCGTGGCCGGGAGTCTGGGCCAG GAGCTGCAGGTGGCCCAGCTGGGTGTGATGGAGTTGCAGAAGGGCTCGGAGAGCCTTGTGGCCACGGTGCAAGATGCAGGAGAGCGGGCACACCGGGCGCGAGCTGAGGCCCGAGAGCTGCTAACGCTGGTACAGAACAGCTGGAGAAGACTGGAGG GGTTGGAACGCCGCCTGGCTCAGAACGAGGAGGCACTGGGCAAGAAAGTGGCCACCCTGTGGGCCCTCAAGCAGCGGGCAGCAGAGCTACTGGGCCACATGCAGCTGTGGGCCAGGGCATATGCCACCTGCTGA